Proteins encoded in a region of the Clostridium beijerinckii genome:
- a CDS encoding discoidin domain-containing protein: MIRRNKRILSLTLSMAVFTTMFMSTSFITKAETVSLGANSEITSNASTESVAVATNIALNKSATSSSVTGGNTASLAVDGNAGTRWESAQGSDPQWISIDLGGSYNISGVKLNWETAAAKDYKIQVSTDNKNWIDAYTKTGGTGGVENITFNSTATGRYIRMLGTARTTQYGYSLWEFEVYGTPDGNTVNNVDLGQNVKIFDPSMPSSDIQNTVDSVFSKMETNQFGNERYAFLFKPGSYNVNVNVGFFTSVLGLGKTPDAVNITGAVRCEADWMGGNATCNFWRSVENVAVTPTYSSNNLAPAGTLTWAVSQAAPMRRVHIKGGLSLWDPLGTNYDGAWSSGGFIADSKIDNSITSGSQQQFFTRNSQMGSWNGANWNMVFVGNNGAPTDDNAYPSTPDTVVSQTPAIREKPFLYIDDNGNYQVFVPDLRKNSQGITWANGLGQGTSLPIDQFYIAKPDTSTAESINAALIQGKNIIFTPGVYHLSDAINVTKSNTVILGLGLATLIPDNGTAAMNISDVDGVKVSGILFDAGAKNSPVLLKVGQDGSSADHSANPTSLSDLFFRIGGAAVGNADTSLKINSNNVIGDDFWVWRADHGTGVGWTVNNAKNGVIVNGNNVTLYGLFVEHFKEYQTIWNGNGGKVYFYQSELPYDVPNQASWMSNNGTQNGYASYKVADSVTSHQLFGSGIYSYFRDAVVSENNGIEVPNASGVKVHHACSVYLSGNGEITHVVNNTGNTAKSGNMKQSVTDYPNS, from the coding sequence ATGATTAGGAGAAATAAAAGAATTTTATCATTAACTCTTTCAATGGCTGTCTTTACTACTATGTTTATGTCAACTTCATTTATCACAAAGGCTGAAACTGTAAGTTTAGGAGCAAACAGTGAAATTACCTCAAATGCATCTACAGAAAGTGTAGCAGTAGCAACTAATATTGCGTTAAATAAGTCGGCAACTTCATCTTCAGTTACAGGTGGAAATACTGCTTCTTTAGCTGTTGATGGAAATGCAGGAACTAGGTGGGAGTCTGCTCAAGGCAGCGATCCTCAATGGATATCTATTGATTTAGGTGGAAGTTATAATATCTCAGGAGTAAAACTAAATTGGGAAACTGCTGCTGCAAAAGATTATAAGATACAAGTATCAACTGATAATAAAAATTGGATAGATGCTTATACAAAAACAGGAGGAACAGGAGGAGTAGAAAACATAACTTTTAATTCTACTGCAACTGGAAGATATATAAGAATGCTTGGAACAGCAAGAACTACACAGTATGGGTACTCTCTATGGGAATTTGAAGTATACGGTACTCCAGATGGTAATACAGTAAATAATGTAGATTTAGGTCAAAATGTTAAAATATTTGATCCATCAATGCCAAGTTCTGATATCCAAAATACTGTTGATAGCGTATTTAGTAAGATGGAGACAAATCAGTTTGGAAATGAAAGATATGCCTTTTTGTTTAAGCCAGGTTCATATAACGTAAATGTAAATGTAGGTTTCTTTACGTCTGTATTAGGACTTGGAAAGACACCAGATGCTGTTAATATAACTGGTGCAGTACGTTGTGAAGCAGATTGGATGGGTGGAAATGCGACTTGTAACTTCTGGAGATCGGTTGAAAATGTTGCTGTGACTCCAACTTATTCTTCTAATAATTTAGCGCCAGCAGGCACCTTGACTTGGGCAGTATCACAAGCTGCACCAATGAGACGTGTTCACATTAAAGGTGGATTGTCTTTATGGGATCCACTTGGAACTAATTATGATGGAGCTTGGTCTAGTGGTGGATTTATAGCTGATTCAAAGATTGATAATTCAATTACTTCCGGATCACAACAACAATTCTTTACTAGAAACAGTCAAATGGGGTCTTGGAATGGCGCAAACTGGAACATGGTTTTTGTGGGGAATAATGGAGCACCTACAGATGACAATGCATATCCATCAACACCAGATACAGTAGTCAGTCAAACACCAGCTATTAGAGAAAAACCATTTCTTTATATTGATGATAATGGAAATTACCAAGTTTTTGTTCCTGATCTTAGGAAGAATTCTCAAGGGATAACTTGGGCAAATGGTCTAGGACAAGGTACATCATTACCTATAGATCAGTTCTATATAGCAAAACCAGATACATCTACAGCTGAAAGCATAAATGCAGCCCTTATCCAAGGAAAGAACATTATATTTACCCCTGGAGTATATCATCTTAGTGATGCTATAAATGTAACAAAGTCTAATACAGTTATATTAGGTCTTGGACTTGCAACTTTGATCCCAGACAATGGTACTGCTGCAATGAATATTTCCGATGTTGACGGAGTAAAGGTTTCTGGAATTCTATTTGATGCTGGAGCAAAGAATTCACCAGTATTATTGAAAGTTGGACAAGATGGAAGTTCCGCTGATCACTCAGCTAATCCTACAAGTCTAAGTGATTTATTCTTTAGAATTGGTGGGGCAGCAGTAGGAAATGCTGATACAAGTCTAAAAATAAATAGTAATAACGTTATAGGCGATGATTTCTGGGTATGGCGTGCGGATCATGGTACAGGAGTAGGCTGGACAGTTAACAATGCAAAAAATGGTGTTATTGTAAATGGTAATAATGTTACACTATATGGATTGTTTGTGGAGCATTTTAAGGAGTATCAAACTATATGGAATGGTAATGGCGGAAAAGTATACTTCTATCAAAGTGAATTACCATATGATGTTCCAAATCAAGCATCTTGGATGAGCAATAATGGTACTCAAAACGGATATGCTTCTTACAAGGTAGCTGATTCAGTTACTTCTCATCAGCTTTTTGGATCAGGAATTTACTCATACTTTAGAGATGCTGTAGTATCAGAAAATAATGGAATAGAGGTTCCAAATGCGTCTGGAGTTAAAGTACACCATGCATGTTCCGTATATTTATCTGGTAATGGTGAGATAACACATGTAGTAAATAATACAGGTAATACAGCAAAATCTGGTAATATGAAACAATCAGTTACTGACTATCCTAATTCTTGA
- a CDS encoding aldo/keto reductase, with the protein MMDSVEESSKMKYREDKNGNKLSILGYGCMRFTRKGASIDIDKAEKEIMEAINNGVNYFDTAYVYPGSEATLGEILKRNKCREKIFIATKLPHFMVKSKKDLEKYFKEQLRRLQTDYVDYYLMHMLTDVQTWNRLKALGADDWLKEKVQNGQIRNVGFSYHGNTETFLQLLEVYDWDFCQIQYNYLDEHSQAGKRGLKAANKKGLPVIIMEPLRGGRLVNLLPEKAKNIIKENSKKRTPAEWAFRWLWNQPEVTCVLSGMNSLEMLRENIDIASNVEINEFTKEDFELIEQIKNELNRNIKVGCTGCGYCMPCPKGVDIPGTFHSYNLMYSENKKSGRHNYLMCTAVRKNPSSASQCVECGKCENHCPQHIEIRKELKNASRELETPVYKIAKTAVKLFKLY; encoded by the coding sequence ATGATGGATTCTGTGGAGGAATCTTCAAAAATGAAATATAGAGAAGATAAAAATGGAAATAAGCTATCAATATTAGGTTATGGATGTATGCGTTTTACTAGAAAAGGGGCCAGCATTGATATAGATAAAGCAGAAAAAGAAATTATGGAAGCGATAAATAACGGTGTGAATTACTTTGATACGGCTTATGTTTATCCAGGTAGTGAGGCTACACTTGGGGAAATTTTAAAAAGAAATAAATGTAGAGAGAAAATATTTATTGCAACAAAGCTCCCACATTTTATGGTTAAGTCAAAGAAGGATTTAGAAAAGTATTTTAAAGAACAATTAAGAAGACTCCAAACAGATTATGTTGATTATTACCTTATGCATATGCTTACTGATGTTCAGACTTGGAACAGACTGAAAGCATTAGGAGCAGATGATTGGTTAAAAGAGAAAGTTCAAAATGGGCAAATTCGTAATGTTGGCTTTTCCTATCATGGAAATACAGAAACTTTTCTTCAGCTACTAGAGGTTTATGATTGGGACTTTTGCCAGATTCAATATAATTATTTAGATGAACATAGCCAGGCGGGAAAAAGAGGATTAAAGGCAGCTAATAAAAAAGGTCTTCCTGTAATTATAATGGAGCCATTACGTGGTGGAAGATTAGTTAATTTATTACCTGAAAAAGCTAAGAACATAATAAAGGAAAATTCAAAAAAACGTACTCCAGCAGAATGGGCATTTAGATGGCTTTGGAATCAGCCTGAGGTTACATGCGTATTATCAGGAATGAACTCACTTGAAATGCTTCGTGAAAATATAGATATTGCAAGCAATGTTGAGATTAATGAATTCACAAAAGAAGATTTTGAATTAATAGAACAGATTAAAAATGAGCTAAATAGAAATATTAAAGTTGGCTGCACAGGATGTGGATATTGTATGCCATGTCCTAAGGGGGTAGATATACCAGGAACTTTTCATTCCTACAATCTCATGTATTCTGAGAATAAAAAGTCAGGCAGGCATAATTATCTAATGTGCACTGCAGTGCGTAAAAATCCAAGCAGCGCTTCACAATGTGTTGAATGTGGTAAATGCGAAAACCATTGTCCACAGCATATAGAGATTCGAAAGGAACTTAAAAATGCAAGTAGAGAGCTTGAAACTCCTGTATATAAAATTGCAAAAACAGCAGTTAAATTATTCAAGTTATATTAA
- a CDS encoding pirin family protein — MEKNNILKISKLSSQWQTSDPFIFCAHHKDAYPKGNSEMGPDASLYGRTIGNDFRGIDGWNMYHGDTIPGFPQHPHRGFETVTIVLDGYVDHADSAGATGRYGANDVQWLTAGRGCNHTEMFPLVNTEKENPLELFQIWLNLPKKDKFVEPHYKMLWAEDIPVINSKDNNGKTSTVRIISGTYNGTKSLEPSPNSWASKENNHVRICIIRMEPEASIELQKVSSTLNRTIYFYEGETIRIEGTDIDVYNSVKLAGDEVIKIENGSKESCILLLEGEPIGEPVVSYGPFVMTSDKEIMDAFADYKSTGFGGWPWERDDFVHPREKGRFAQYPDGTTEFR, encoded by the coding sequence ATGGAAAAAAATAATATACTTAAAATAAGTAAGCTAAGTTCACAGTGGCAGACAAGTGATCCTTTTATATTTTGTGCACATCACAAGGATGCTTATCCAAAGGGCAATAGTGAGATGGGACCAGATGCTTCTTTGTATGGGAGAACTATTGGCAACGACTTTAGAGGAATTGATGGATGGAACATGTATCATGGAGATACCATTCCAGGCTTCCCTCAGCATCCTCACAGAGGGTTTGAAACAGTCACAATAGTTCTAGATGGATATGTTGATCATGCTGATTCAGCTGGTGCTACAGGACGCTATGGAGCCAATGATGTGCAGTGGCTGACTGCAGGTAGAGGCTGTAATCACACAGAAATGTTCCCTTTGGTTAATACTGAAAAGGAAAATCCACTAGAATTATTTCAAATCTGGCTCAATCTGCCTAAGAAAGATAAATTCGTTGAACCACATTATAAAATGCTTTGGGCAGAGGATATACCTGTTATAAACTCAAAAGACAATAATGGAAAAACAAGTACTGTAAGAATTATTTCGGGTACTTATAATGGTACTAAAAGCTTAGAACCTTCGCCTAATTCATGGGCAAGTAAAGAGAATAATCATGTAAGAATATGTATTATACGTATGGAACCTGAAGCAAGTATAGAACTTCAAAAGGTATCTTCAACATTAAATAGAACTATTTATTTCTATGAGGGAGAGACAATACGGATTGAAGGAACTGATATTGATGTTTATAATAGTGTAAAACTTGCAGGTGATGAAGTTATAAAAATAGAAAATGGTTCTAAAGAAAGCTGTATTTTGCTTTTAGAAGGAGAACCTATTGGAGAGCCAGTTGTAAGTTATGGACCTTTTGTTATGACATCAGATAAGGAAATTATGGATGCTTTTGCAGACTATAAGAGCACTGGTTTTGGAGGCTGGCCATGGGAACGTGACGATTTTGTTCACCCAAGAGAAAAAGGAAGATTTGCACAATATCCTGATGGAACAACAGAATTTAGATAA
- a CDS encoding acetate uptake transporter family protein, whose amino-acid sequence MNQVNGTKEWSNPSPAGLVALAVASFCFFALLSGRVTSGALPLLGCWLIGGFVVQVVVALIDLKGGNTTGGNTFLFFSAFFMLTGGIEMLIKFNAVTNGISLDTRMDGWAWLVLSISLIMWTPAFLKTPLVLSLIVFALDLSSLCISLIDLGVLPKIFSNIPAFGLLIAGILGIYLAAAIIVNTAFGRQVYPSPGPIIK is encoded by the coding sequence TTGAACCAGGTAAACGGAACAAAAGAATGGTCTAATCCTAGTCCCGCAGGCCTAGTTGCTTTAGCAGTAGCAAGTTTCTGCTTTTTTGCCTTATTATCAGGAAGAGTAACAAGCGGAGCCTTGCCACTTCTTGGATGCTGGCTTATTGGAGGTTTTGTCGTACAAGTTGTAGTTGCTTTAATCGATTTAAAAGGTGGCAATACTACTGGGGGAAACACATTTTTATTCTTTAGTGCATTTTTTATGTTAACAGGCGGAATTGAAATGCTCATTAAATTTAATGCAGTAACTAACGGAATTTCTCTAGATACGCGCATGGATGGTTGGGCATGGTTAGTACTTAGTATTTCACTTATCATGTGGACACCAGCATTCCTCAAAACACCATTAGTGTTATCCCTAATCGTTTTTGCTTTAGATCTATCTTCGCTCTGTATTTCTCTAATTGATTTAGGAGTATTACCAAAAATTTTTTCAAATATACCTGCCTTTGGATTATTAATAGCAGGTATTTTAGGAATTTATCTTGCCGCTGCAATTATTGTTAATACCGCTTTCGGTAGACAAGTCTACCCTTCACCAGGTCCAATTATTAAATAG
- the tpx gene encoding thiol peroxidase: MKVKFQGNEVTLEGREIKVGDTAPNFVVTDNGLNAVNSKDFTGKRAYVSVPSIDTPVCDLEVRKFNEEAGKLNNVKIYVVSMDLPFAQGRWCGNQGIDAVQTLSDYKDRSFGKEFGTYIKELGLLTRAVFVVDENNKVTHVEYCEEVTSEPNYEAALNALK; the protein is encoded by the coding sequence ATGAAAGTTAAATTTCAAGGAAATGAAGTAACATTAGAAGGAAGAGAAATTAAAGTCGGTGATACTGCGCCAAACTTCGTAGTAACAGATAATGGTTTAAATGCTGTTAATTCAAAAGATTTTACAGGAAAGAGAGCATATGTAAGTGTTCCATCAATAGATACACCAGTATGTGATCTTGAAGTAAGAAAATTTAATGAAGAAGCTGGAAAATTAAATAATGTAAAGATATATGTAGTATCAATGGATCTACCTTTTGCGCAAGGAAGATGGTGCGGAAATCAAGGCATTGATGCAGTACAAACATTATCAGATTATAAGGATAGGAGCTTTGGTAAGGAATTCGGAACTTACATTAAGGAATTAGGTCTGCTAACAAGAGCAGTATTTGTAGTTGACGAAAATAACAAGGTTACTCATGTAGAATATTGCGAGGAAGTAACATCAGAACCAAATTACGAAGCTGCTTTAAATGCATTAAAGTAA
- the trxB gene encoding thioredoxin-disulfide reductase: MKDIIIIGGGPAALTAALYAGRAGLNALMLEKQYEGGQIVTTNEVENYPGFRSITGSELANTMYEHAKDFGSIMKYEEVIDIKVDGDIKKVITGVNTYESKVIILSMGAKPKKLGIDREEELTGKGVSYCATCDGGFFRKKVVAVVGGGDTAVEDALHLSRIAEKVYVIVRRDSLRANKSAQKKLFEANNVEIIWNSGVTKLNGEEKLSGIEIKNNKDGKIDNLEVNGVFVAIGSDPSSELVKDLVALDKNGYIIADESCKTNVDGIFAIGDIRTKEVRQVLTAAADGAVSIYGAEKYLINH, translated from the coding sequence ATGAAAGATATTATTATAATTGGAGGAGGACCAGCTGCCCTTACAGCAGCATTATATGCAGGTAGAGCGGGATTAAATGCATTAATGCTTGAAAAACAATATGAAGGTGGCCAGATAGTTACTACAAATGAAGTGGAAAATTATCCTGGTTTTCGCAGCATAACAGGTTCAGAACTTGCCAATACTATGTATGAACATGCAAAAGATTTTGGAAGCATTATGAAATATGAAGAAGTAATAGATATAAAAGTTGATGGAGATATAAAAAAAGTTATAACTGGCGTGAATACTTATGAAAGTAAGGTCATAATCTTATCAATGGGTGCAAAGCCTAAAAAATTAGGAATCGATAGAGAAGAAGAACTTACAGGTAAGGGGGTATCATACTGTGCTACTTGTGACGGAGGCTTCTTTAGAAAAAAAGTAGTTGCTGTTGTAGGTGGTGGAGATACAGCAGTAGAAGATGCACTTCATCTTTCAAGAATTGCTGAAAAAGTGTATGTAATTGTTAGAAGAGATTCACTTAGAGCAAATAAATCTGCACAAAAAAAGTTATTTGAAGCAAATAATGTAGAAATAATCTGGAATAGTGGAGTTACAAAACTTAATGGAGAAGAAAAATTAAGTGGTATAGAAATTAAAAATAATAAAGATGGTAAGATAGATAATTTAGAAGTTAATGGTGTTTTTGTAGCAATTGGAAGTGATCCATCTTCAGAATTAGTTAAGGACTTAGTAGCTTTAGATAAAAATGGTTATATTATTGCAGATGAAAGCTGTAAAACAAATGTAGATGGTATATTTGCCATAGGAGATATTAGAACAAAAGAAGTTAGGCAAGTACTTACAGCTGCTGCTGATGGAGCCGTTAGTATATATGGAGCAGAAAAATATTTGATAAACCACTAA
- a CDS encoding DUF5662 family protein translates to MNFINHFKTITNHKLLVMKYCFKVGLYKQGFLHDLSKYSFVEFSAGIKYYKGYASPNGVQKAVEGYSSAWLHHKGRNKHHFEYWIDYGVNEVEGLKGMKMPVNYVVEMFIDRVCASKNYLKEKYTDESPLSYYENRKHYYVLHEDVRALLENLLNKLANEGEDKTFSYVKNNILKNTEKFYSKTL, encoded by the coding sequence ATGAATTTTATTAATCATTTTAAAACTATAACTAACCATAAACTATTAGTTATGAAATATTGTTTTAAAGTAGGTTTATATAAACAAGGATTCCTTCATGATTTATCAAAGTACTCGTTTGTAGAGTTTTCAGCTGGAATAAAGTATTATAAGGGGTATGCAAGTCCTAATGGTGTTCAAAAAGCTGTTGAAGGATATTCATCAGCATGGCTACATCATAAGGGTAGAAATAAGCATCATTTCGAGTATTGGATTGATTATGGAGTAAATGAAGTAGAAGGTCTTAAAGGAATGAAAATGCCTGTTAATTATGTTGTAGAAATGTTTATAGACAGGGTTTGTGCTTCAAAAAATTATTTAAAAGAAAAATATACTGATGAAAGTCCTCTTAGTTATTACGAAAATAGGAAACATTATTATGTATTACATGAAGATGTACGTGCTCTTTTAGAAAATTTGCTTAATAAACTAGCCAATGAAGGAGAAGACAAAACTTTTTCATATGTTAAAAACAACATTCTGAAAAATACAGAAAAATTTTATAGTAAAACACTCTAG
- a CDS encoding alpha/beta hydrolase, whose protein sequence is METTSKIEIDNIPAILWGEPSDKIYIFVHGKMSSKESAHEFSQIASERGYQVLSFDLPEHGERKDKNYLCNVWNGVHDLEKIGAYVQENWKEIDLFGCSLGAYFSLHAYKDLPIKKCLFQSPIVDMEHLICKMFKWFNVTEELLREKKEISTPIETLSWDYYSYVKEHSINKWNIPTAIIYGSEDNFQSHEVIDNFSKRFNSHLTVSIGSEHDFHTEEQSQVITKWLKKYI, encoded by the coding sequence ATGGAAACCACCAGTAAAATAGAAATAGATAATATTCCAGCGATCTTATGGGGAGAACCTTCAGATAAAATATATATATTTGTTCATGGAAAAATGTCTAGCAAAGAAAGTGCACATGAGTTTTCACAGATAGCATCAGAAAGAGGATATCAGGTTCTTAGTTTTGATCTCCCAGAACATGGTGAAAGGAAAGATAAGAATTATCTATGCAATGTTTGGAATGGGGTACATGATCTCGAAAAAATTGGAGCATATGTACAAGAAAATTGGAAAGAAATAGACTTATTTGGGTGCAGTCTTGGCGCGTATTTCAGCTTGCACGCATATAAGGACCTTCCAATAAAGAAATGCTTATTTCAATCACCAATTGTTGATATGGAGCATCTTATATGTAAAATGTTTAAATGGTTCAATGTTACAGAAGAGCTACTTAGAGAAAAAAAGGAAATATCTACTCCTATTGAAACCCTTTCATGGGATTATTACAGCTATGTAAAAGAGCACTCAATTAATAAATGGAATATACCTACTGCAATTATTTATGGATCAGAAGATAATTTTCAGAGTCATGAGGTTATAGATAATTTTTCAAAAAGATTTAATAGCCATTTAACCGTATCAATTGGTAGTGAACATGACTTTCATACAGAGGAACAATCACAAGTTATCACAAAGTGGTTGAAAAAATACATCTAA
- a CDS encoding HD domain-containing protein yields MFPSREVAEKELEIAGQLNQGPWTEHSINVGLAAQIIAKKCSDLNPDKAYVLGLLHDIGRRYGISARRHGIDGYKFMLEKCWGEVGRICLTHSFPIPDFDKEIGQNDMSDEESKFVRKYINDLTYDDYDRLLILCDSLADAQGFCMLEKRFVNTTRRYGTFPFTVERWNATFEMKEYFEKQMNCSIYDILPNIKETTFMEAPLWKPPVK; encoded by the coding sequence ATGTTTCCAAGTAGAGAAGTGGCTGAAAAAGAATTAGAAATAGCAGGACAATTAAATCAAGGACCATGGACAGAGCATTCTATAAATGTTGGATTAGCAGCGCAAATTATTGCTAAAAAATGTAGTGATCTTAATCCAGACAAAGCTTATGTGCTAGGACTTCTTCATGATATAGGTAGAAGATATGGCATAAGTGCAAGAAGACATGGCATTGACGGATATAAATTTATGTTGGAAAAGTGTTGGGGTGAAGTAGGAAGAATTTGTTTGACACATTCATTTCCGATTCCTGATTTTGATAAAGAAATAGGACAAAATGATATGAGTGATGAAGAAAGTAAATTTGTTAGAAAATATATTAATGATTTAACCTATGATGACTATGATAGATTATTAATTCTTTGTGATTCACTTGCGGACGCTCAAGGATTTTGTATGTTAGAAAAGCGATTTGTTAATACTACAAGACGCTATGGAACTTTTCCATTTACTGTAGAACGTTGGAATGCAACATTTGAAATGAAAGAATATTTTGAAAAGCAAATGAATTGCTCTATATATGATATTCTTCCTAATATAAAAGAAACAACATTTATGGAGGCGCCATTATGGAAACCACCAGTAAAATAG
- a CDS encoding MBL fold metallo-hydrolase: MNRLNKPVITKETIKAMEDMSFFIHAKIFDDLLIVAQKETNCFVLKTSDGLIVIDAIWPSKKAFEAIVNSIKSVGWDPDTIKKLVLTHGHVDHTGCGKWFIDKYHVQTYLSKIDDIFWEEHPTKPNRPETWKDYKIDVYVKDGDTITLGNKTMHVYCTPGHTPGGLSYIFPVEEDGKLHMAALWGGTTPPWTKNEVKEYIKSLDYFISEAMRKKVDVALSNHTSVDNGLERITYSKVRMDYMPNIYIIGQDGFKNYCQVFRTLSYDALERL; the protein is encoded by the coding sequence ATGAATAGATTAAATAAGCCAGTTATTACGAAAGAAACAATCAAAGCAATGGAGGATATGTCGTTTTTCATTCATGCTAAGATTTTTGACGATTTGCTTATTGTTGCACAAAAAGAAACAAATTGTTTTGTATTAAAGACAAGTGATGGGCTTATAGTGATAGATGCTATTTGGCCATCAAAAAAAGCCTTTGAAGCGATAGTTAATTCGATTAAATCTGTAGGATGGGATCCTGATACAATAAAAAAACTTGTTTTGACTCATGGTCATGTTGATCATACAGGGTGTGGAAAATGGTTTATTGATAAATACCATGTCCAAACATACCTTTCCAAAATAGATGATATTTTTTGGGAGGAACATCCAACGAAACCTAATAGACCAGAAACGTGGAAAGATTATAAAATTGATGTTTATGTTAAGGATGGAGATACAATAACATTAGGTAATAAAACAATGCATGTTTACTGTACTCCAGGTCATACTCCAGGAGGGTTAAGCTATATATTTCCTGTAGAAGAAGATGGCAAACTTCATATGGCAGCATTATGGGGTGGTACTACACCACCATGGACAAAGAATGAAGTTAAAGAATATATCAAATCATTGGATTATTTTATTAGTGAAGCAATGCGTAAAAAAGTAGATGTGGCTTTAAGCAATCATACATCTGTAGATAATGGCTTGGAGCGTATCACATATTCAAAAGTAAGAATGGACTACATGCCGAATATTTATATCATCGGACAAGATGGATTTAAAAATTACTGTCAAGTATTTAGGACATTAAGTTATGATGCGCTAGAAAGATTATGA
- a CDS encoding MerR family transcriptional regulator yields the protein MYTIGQFSKIGRVSTKTLRYYDEINLLKPIHVDSDTQYRYYAYEQVLKLLSISELKEYGLKLEEIKAIMDKEDADLLKKFLQNKIAEINKEVQNSLKLKNSIEQKIKKIELGGNIMEAKKDLKVELKERKSLIVISRRTITSMSNISSVIGKVFEDIFRMNLKPSGPVMTIYHDKQEFDVENADCEACVPVNRMVNAEKNENIKELAGGLVASTTFVGPYSRLGEAYAKVVKWIEDNGYKYNGAPFDIYLNGPQSVKNPEEFVTEVCFPISK from the coding sequence GTGTACACCATTGGGCAGTTTTCTAAAATTGGGAGAGTTTCAACTAAGACACTTCGTTATTATGATGAGATCAATCTGTTAAAACCTATACATGTGGACAGCGATACTCAGTACAGATATTACGCATATGAACAGGTTTTAAAACTTCTTTCTATATCTGAATTAAAAGAATATGGATTAAAGTTAGAAGAAATTAAAGCCATTATGGATAAGGAAGATGCTGATTTGCTTAAAAAGTTTTTGCAGAACAAAATTGCTGAGATTAATAAGGAAGTCCAAAATAGCTTGAAACTCAAGAATTCTATTGAACAAAAAATTAAGAAGATTGAGTTAGGAGGCAATATTATGGAAGCTAAGAAGGATTTAAAAGTTGAATTGAAGGAAAGAAAGTCGTTAATTGTTATAAGCAGGAGAACAATTACAAGTATGAGCAATATAAGTAGTGTTATAGGAAAGGTATTTGAGGACATCTTCAGGATGAATCTTAAGCCATCGGGGCCAGTAATGACAATTTATCATGATAAGCAGGAATTTGATGTGGAAAATGCAGATTGTGAAGCTTGTGTTCCCGTAAATAGAATGGTGAATGCAGAGAAAAATGAAAATATAAAAGAACTTGCAGGAGGTCTGGTTGCATCCACAACTTTTGTTGGACCTTATTCAAGGCTTGGAGAAGCTTATGCTAAAGTTGTCAAATGGATTGAGGATAATGGCTATAAATATAATGGAGCTCCTTTTGATATTTATTTGAATGGACCTCAAAGCGTTAAAAATCCAGAAGAATTTGTTACTGAGGTTTGCTTTCCAATTAGTAAATAA
- a CDS encoding GNAT family N-acetyltransferase, which yields MNLRLANLNDLPKLKAMYGNIIDDMDRKNIPIWDEIYPCEFFSKDIENNRLYLLAEKDDNIVGSFALCESNAGESFVEWENSNGKALYIERFGVNVDYSRQGIGSIMLEHAITLTKQMNVKYLRLFVVNINKPAINLYLKNGFRLVDGIYEEIIDANLTLHEYGFEINVLR from the coding sequence ATGAATTTAAGATTGGCTAATTTAAATGATTTACCCAAACTCAAAGCTATGTATGGAAACATAATTGATGATATGGACAGAAAAAACATACCAATTTGGGACGAAATATATCCGTGTGAGTTTTTCAGCAAGGATATTGAAAATAATCGCCTTTATTTATTGGCTGAAAAGGATGATAATATAGTTGGCTCATTTGCATTGTGTGAATCAAATGCCGGAGAGAGTTTTGTAGAATGGGAGAATTCCAATGGCAAGGCATTATATATTGAACGCTTTGGAGTTAATGTTGATTATTCAAGACAAGGAATTGGCAGTATAATGCTTGAGCATGCCATTACACTAACTAAGCAGATGAACGTTAAATATTTAAGGCTTTTTGTTGTTAATATAAATAAACCAGCCATAAATTTATACCTAAAAAACGGATTTAGGCTAGTAGATGGAATCTATGAAGAAATAATCGATGCAAACCTTACATTGCATGAATATGGATTTGAAATAAACGTATTAAGATAG